A stretch of the Polynucleobacter tropicus genome encodes the following:
- the phaR gene encoding polyhydroxyalkanoate synthesis repressor PhaR, with the protein MATRSKKAGEDRLIKKYPNRRLYDTQTSTYVTLADIKGLVMTNESFKVVDAKTDEDLTRNILLQIILEEEAGGAPVFSTQMLSQIIRFYGNSMQGLMGNYLEKTMQSFVDIHNKLGDQTKGLGAGSTPEAWAQMLNLQNPLMQNLMGNYMEQSKDLFVKMQEQMQGSQNMFGSFPFAQQPNKSEKE; encoded by the coding sequence ATGGCTACCCGTTCCAAAAAAGCCGGTGAAGATCGGTTGATTAAGAAGTACCCCAACCGTCGTCTCTATGACACCCAAACAAGCACTTATGTCACCTTGGCTGACATCAAGGGTTTGGTAATGACCAACGAAAGTTTTAAGGTTGTCGATGCCAAAACTGATGAAGATTTAACGCGTAATATTCTGTTGCAAATTATTTTGGAAGAAGAGGCTGGTGGCGCACCAGTGTTTTCTACCCAGATGCTTTCTCAAATCATTCGCTTCTATGGAAATTCCATGCAAGGTCTGATGGGAAATTATTTAGAGAAGACCATGCAGTCTTTTGTGGATATCCATAACAAATTAGGCGACCAGACTAAGGGTCTTGGCGCGGGCAGCACTCCAGAAGCTTGGGCGCAAATGCTCAACTTGCAGAATCCTCTAATGCAAAACCTCATGGGTAACTACATGGAGCAAAGCAAGGATTTGTTTGTCAAGATGCAAGAGCAAATGCAGGGTTCACAGAATATGTTTGGCAGTTTCCCATTCGCACAACAGCCTAATAAATCTGAAAAAGAATAG
- a CDS encoding 3-ketoacyl-ACP reductase gives MSQKVAYVTGGMGGIGTAICQRLAKDGFKVIAGCGPNSPRKDRWLAEQKALGYDFVASEGNVSDWDSTVAAFDKVKAEVGRVDVLVNNAGITRDSVFRKMTPDAWKAVIDTNLNSLFNVTKQVIDGMVDNNWGRIINISSVNGQKGQFGQCNYSTAKAGLHGFTMALAQEVATKGVTVNTVSPGYIGTDMVKAIREDVLEKIVSGIPVKRLGTPDEIASICCWIASDDGGYATGADFSLNGGIHTG, from the coding sequence ATGTCTCAAAAAGTCGCATATGTAACTGGCGGTATGGGTGGTATTGGTACCGCTATTTGCCAACGTTTAGCTAAAGATGGTTTCAAGGTAATCGCAGGTTGCGGACCTAATTCACCACGTAAAGATCGCTGGCTTGCTGAGCAGAAGGCGCTTGGCTATGACTTCGTCGCCTCTGAAGGTAATGTATCTGACTGGGATAGCACGGTAGCTGCTTTCGATAAGGTCAAGGCTGAAGTAGGCCGTGTGGATGTATTGGTTAATAACGCTGGTATTACCCGTGACAGCGTATTCCGCAAGATGACCCCTGATGCATGGAAGGCTGTTATTGATACCAATCTTAATTCCTTGTTTAATGTTACTAAGCAAGTGATTGATGGCATGGTTGATAACAACTGGGGTCGCATCATCAATATTTCCTCTGTGAATGGTCAGAAAGGCCAGTTTGGTCAATGTAACTACTCCACTGCTAAAGCAGGTTTACATGGATTTACCATGGCTTTGGCTCAGGAAGTAGCAACTAAGGGCGTTACTGTGAATACAGTGTCTCCTGGCTATATCGGCACTGATATGGTTAAAGCTATTCGTGAGGATGTCTTGGAGAAGATTGTTTCTGGCATTCCAGTTAAGCGTTTAGGCACGCCTGATGAGATCGCGTCTATTTGCTGCTGGATCGCCTCGGATGATGGTGGCTATGCGACTGGCGCCGATTTCTCTCTGAACGGCGGTATCCATACAGGCTAA
- the phaC gene encoding class I poly(R)-hydroxyalkanoic acid synthase, with amino-acid sequence MFAGMNTGATPSLAPHHMALIPQDRLAEIQKEYFAELAHIATNPEAIEVEDRRFAGKAWHSSWSKVIAATYLLNSKHLMSLAKAVETDEKTRQKILFTTEQMIDALSPSNFIATNPEVLENIISTQGQSIQKGIVNLLGDMKKGKVSITDESAFEVGKNIATTEGFVVFRNELFELIQYSPLTETVFERPYLMVPPCINKYYILDLQPDNSVVRHMVAQGHTVFLVSWKNPDASMAEVSWDDYVGKGVIKAIDVVQEISESKQINILGFCVGGTLTTSALAVLAAKDQHPAASLTLFTTLLDFTNTGILDVFIDEAMVELRENTIGGKAGNYGMMSGLDLGNTFSFLRPNDLVWNYVVENYLKGNSPPPFDLLYWNGDSTNLPGNMYCWYLRHTYLQNDLVKPGKVTICGEKIDLGKIKCPAYLYASQEDHIVPWQSAYESTHILKGKNCFVLGASGHIAGVINPPAKNKRFYFENNTIAPTAEEWFEGAKKIPGSWWPNYTEWLEKHAGKRKPASNAYGNQKHKKKEAAPGLYVKEKISK; translated from the coding sequence ATGTTTGCAGGTATGAATACAGGTGCGACGCCATCTTTGGCGCCGCACCATATGGCATTAATCCCCCAAGATCGCTTAGCAGAAATTCAAAAGGAATATTTTGCGGAATTAGCGCACATTGCCACCAATCCTGAGGCGATTGAAGTAGAGGACCGTCGCTTTGCTGGCAAAGCATGGCATTCCTCTTGGAGCAAAGTAATTGCCGCCACATATCTTCTGAATTCAAAGCATTTAATGTCGCTGGCCAAAGCGGTTGAAACGGATGAGAAAACGCGTCAGAAGATTTTGTTCACTACCGAGCAAATGATCGATGCGCTATCGCCATCCAATTTCATTGCCACTAATCCAGAGGTGCTCGAGAACATTATTAGCACCCAAGGGCAATCCATTCAAAAGGGTATCGTCAATTTGCTTGGCGATATGAAAAAGGGCAAAGTCTCTATTACTGATGAGAGTGCTTTTGAGGTTGGTAAGAATATCGCCACCACTGAGGGCTTTGTTGTCTTTCGAAATGAATTATTTGAGTTGATTCAATACAGCCCATTAACAGAGACAGTATTTGAGCGTCCTTATTTAATGGTTCCGCCATGCATCAATAAGTACTACATCCTTGATTTACAGCCCGACAACTCAGTAGTTCGCCATATGGTTGCTCAGGGTCATACGGTTTTCTTGGTATCTTGGAAAAACCCAGATGCCTCGATGGCAGAAGTGAGTTGGGATGATTACGTAGGCAAGGGCGTTATCAAAGCAATCGACGTTGTTCAAGAAATCAGTGAGTCTAAGCAAATTAATATCTTGGGCTTCTGCGTTGGGGGCACCCTAACGACTTCCGCTTTGGCTGTTTTGGCGGCTAAGGATCAACATCCAGCAGCAAGCTTAACTTTGTTTACGACATTGTTAGACTTCACCAATACCGGTATTTTGGATGTCTTTATTGATGAAGCCATGGTGGAGTTGCGTGAAAACACCATCGGTGGAAAGGCAGGTAATTACGGAATGATGTCAGGCCTAGATCTAGGCAATACATTTTCCTTCCTGCGACCCAATGATTTAGTTTGGAACTACGTTGTTGAGAATTACCTAAAAGGAAATTCTCCGCCTCCATTTGATTTGCTCTATTGGAATGGCGACTCTACAAACCTGCCAGGCAATATGTATTGCTGGTATCTACGTCACACTTATTTGCAAAATGATTTGGTTAAGCCCGGCAAGGTCACCATCTGCGGTGAAAAAATCGATCTAGGCAAAATCAAATGCCCCGCCTATTTATATGCCTCGCAGGAAGATCATATCGTGCCGTGGCAATCAGCCTATGAATCTACTCATATTCTTAAAGGTAAAAACTGCTTCGTCTTGGGTGCATCAGGGCACATTGCCGGAGTGATCAATCCTCCTGCAAAGAATAAGCGTTTTTACTTTGAGAACAACACAATCGCCCCAACAGCTGAAGAGTGGTTTGAGGGTGCAAAAAAAATTCCTGGTAGTTGGTGGCCCAATTACACAGAATGGCTTGAAAAGCATGCCGGTAAGCGCAAGCCTGCAAGCAACGCCTATGGCAATCAAAAGCATAAAAAGAAAGAGGCTGCACCAGGCCTTTACGTCAAAGAAAAAATTTCTAAATAG
- the pgeF gene encoding peptidoglycan editing factor PgeF: MNNSVPALKLLKPEWPAPPRVKAAVTTREGGISQGSYHSLNLGDHVGDDPKCVLANRVLLGKLLPNEPIWLKQVHGVKVSTPDARLDEADAVVTNKPNEVLAIMTADCLPVLFTSESGDVIGAAHAGWRGLCNGVLENTVKEMQALSGASSAKNMLAWFGPAIGPTAFEVGTDVLEAYQDAKISFPNQSFVAVPNKPGKYLANLYLLARSRLESIGLNQIYGGHYCTVNQEEQFFSYRRDGVTGRFASLIWISQSK, translated from the coding sequence ATGAATAACTCGGTACCTGCACTCAAGCTCCTAAAACCCGAATGGCCAGCACCGCCACGAGTAAAGGCAGCAGTTACCACTAGAGAGGGCGGCATTAGTCAGGGGTCATATCACTCTCTCAATTTAGGCGATCATGTTGGCGATGATCCAAAGTGTGTTCTTGCAAATAGAGTGTTGTTAGGTAAGTTATTGCCAAATGAACCTATTTGGTTGAAGCAAGTTCATGGCGTGAAGGTAAGCACTCCAGATGCTCGACTTGATGAAGCGGACGCGGTTGTGACGAATAAGCCTAATGAAGTTTTAGCAATTATGACCGCCGACTGTTTACCCGTTTTATTTACCAGTGAATCCGGTGATGTTATTGGTGCGGCGCATGCGGGGTGGCGAGGCTTGTGCAATGGCGTACTTGAAAATACTGTGAAAGAGATGCAAGCGTTATCTGGAGCCAGCTCTGCCAAAAATATGCTGGCTTGGTTCGGCCCCGCTATAGGCCCTACAGCTTTTGAGGTTGGTACCGATGTGCTTGAGGCTTACCAAGATGCCAAAATTTCATTTCCTAATCAATCGTTTGTAGCTGTACCAAACAAACCTGGCAAATATTTAGCCAATTTATATCTATTAGCACGCAGTCGTCTCGAGTCAATTGGCCTTAATCAAATTTATGGCGGTCACTATTGCACCGTAAATCAAGAGGAGCAATTTTTTTCTTATCGTCGCGATGGGGTGACTGGTAGATTTGCGAGCCTCATTTGGATATCTCAATCCAAGTAG
- a CDS encoding RluA family pseudouridine synthase, producing the protein MALPQTPDSNPIDYIDEEDFISLEMPLEMAGERLDKALAVSLPDYSRNRLKTWVEAGAVMVDGKVTKARYLLRGGESIKLFPQEMPEQHAFSPQDIPLDVVYEDDSIIVINKPPGLVVHPAAGNWSGTLLNGLLFKYPELKSLPRAGIVHRLDKDTSGLMVVARTSQAQTALVRQLQDRTVGRRYLAWVWGDTPAQGKVLASVGRDQRDRLKMSAGSPQGKPAATLYRRLVKGRFQDHPVSLVECRLETGRTHQIRVHLESLGFPLLGDPVYRKKTPGVSQSLPFARQALHAFALSLQHPQTHELVSWFKAPPPDLMDLLPNLGMSNEDLPQEQSVLAAIHQGQAPNE; encoded by the coding sequence GTGGCATTGCCGCAAACTCCTGATTCGAATCCCATTGATTATATCGATGAAGAGGATTTCATCTCCCTGGAAATGCCTCTGGAGATGGCTGGCGAACGTCTGGATAAGGCGCTGGCGGTATCTTTGCCGGATTATTCCCGTAATCGTCTAAAAACTTGGGTTGAGGCGGGCGCTGTCATGGTGGATGGCAAGGTAACAAAGGCTCGCTATTTATTGCGGGGTGGAGAGAGTATTAAGCTATTTCCGCAGGAGATGCCGGAGCAACATGCTTTCAGCCCGCAAGATATTCCTCTGGATGTGGTTTATGAGGACGACTCAATTATTGTGATTAATAAGCCGCCTGGTTTGGTTGTGCACCCTGCAGCTGGTAATTGGTCAGGGACATTGTTAAATGGCTTACTTTTTAAATACCCAGAGCTAAAGTCATTACCGCGCGCAGGGATTGTCCATCGCTTGGATAAAGATACTTCTGGATTGATGGTGGTAGCTCGCACATCTCAGGCTCAGACTGCATTAGTTCGTCAATTACAAGATCGAACAGTAGGGCGTCGATATTTAGCATGGGTTTGGGGTGATACCCCAGCTCAAGGTAAGGTGCTTGCATCGGTAGGACGTGATCAGCGTGATCGCCTCAAGATGTCCGCGGGTAGTCCACAAGGCAAGCCAGCAGCAACTTTATATCGCAGGCTTGTTAAGGGGAGGTTTCAGGATCATCCAGTTTCTTTGGTGGAATGTCGTCTTGAAACTGGGCGTACACATCAAATTCGTGTGCACTTAGAGTCATTGGGGTTTCCCTTATTGGGTGATCCTGTCTATCGCAAGAAAACACCCGGGGTTTCCCAGTCCTTGCCTTTTGCTCGACAAGCACTGCATGCGTTTGCGCTTAGTTTGCAACACCCTCAGACTCATGAGCTTGTAAGTTGGTTTAAGGCGCCCCCACCGGATTTAATGGATTTGCTACCGAATCTTGGTATGTCTAATGAAGATTTGCCGCAAGAGCAGAGCGTATTAGCCGCAATTCATCAAGGGCAAGCGCCGAATGAATAA
- a CDS encoding outer membrane protein assembly factor BamD: protein MSEAISDASLRLAGSFASQKQSPQFSLVSVALLIAVVCSLFLLGGCAGSDGQKDDTDIWSESKLYSEATDKLNDADYAKCGKYFDKLEARFPFGPYSQQAQINAAYCYWKAQEQTQALVAIDRFIKLHQGSPTLDYAYYLKGLITFNDDLGWLGKFTGQDLSERDPKAAKEAFESFKTVVERFPNSKYAPDSLDRMRYIVNSLAEADVIVARFYYQRGAYLAAANRAQLVIKDYDRAPAVEEALYILTKSYEKLGLTQLSNDTLRVFKLNFPDSQMMETGQRVQKERRWWQIWNK from the coding sequence ATGTCCGAAGCAATATCAGACGCCAGTTTAAGGCTTGCTGGATCTTTTGCGTCACAAAAGCAAAGCCCTCAATTCAGCTTGGTTTCTGTTGCGCTACTAATCGCAGTTGTCTGCAGCTTATTCCTTTTGGGGGGTTGTGCTGGTAGTGATGGTCAAAAAGATGACACCGATATTTGGTCAGAGTCCAAGTTGTATTCAGAAGCAACGGATAAGCTCAATGATGCTGATTATGCAAAGTGCGGAAAGTACTTTGACAAACTCGAGGCACGCTTCCCATTTGGCCCGTATTCTCAGCAAGCGCAAATTAATGCAGCCTACTGCTATTGGAAGGCCCAAGAACAAACGCAGGCTCTAGTTGCAATTGATCGCTTTATTAAGTTGCATCAAGGTAGTCCAACTTTGGACTACGCTTACTACCTTAAAGGATTAATTACTTTTAATGATGACTTGGGCTGGCTTGGCAAATTTACCGGCCAAGATTTAAGCGAGCGCGACCCTAAAGCAGCCAAAGAAGCATTTGAGTCTTTTAAAACTGTTGTTGAGCGTTTCCCAAACAGTAAATATGCACCCGACTCATTAGATCGCATGCGTTACATCGTGAACTCACTAGCCGAGGCTGATGTCATAGTCGCCCGCTTCTACTACCAGCGCGGCGCCTATCTAGCCGCTGCCAATAGAGCCCAACTGGTTATTAAAGACTACGATCGGGCGCCAGCAGTTGAAGAGGCCCTATATATTCTCACCAAGTCTTATGAAAAATTGGGGCTCACCCAGCTCAGCAATGACACGTTGCGCGTATTCAAATTGAACTTCCCCGATAGCCAGATGATGGAAACTGGTCAACGGGTTCAAAAAGAGCGTCGCTGGTGGCAAATCTGGAATAAATAA
- the alr gene encoding alanine racemase, which translates to MNRPILASIDTQAFAHNLNRVRELAPESKIWAVIKARSYGHSFDAALKGLGSTDGFALLDIQDAVWLREHGWQGRILLLEGLFHENELALAQELNCDLVVHCDAQVGWLERYADKVHKPINVFLKMNTGMNRLGFTPDNYRTVFHQLHAAGYHMHHMTHFANADQVNQEPTVGSQLELFDQTIQGLEGSTSLANSAAILWHRNALGDWVRPGIMLYGASPTGLYADIEHAHLKPVMQLRSEVIDIQNLRKGDRIGYGGRFCAPEDMRIGIIACGYADGYPRHAKDGTPVWVGNSAESSDGVICPLVGRVSMDMLTIDLRNAPHSNIGSLVELWGSKVPVDEVARMSGTIGYELLCAVAPRVPVAIK; encoded by the coding sequence ATTAATAGACCAATTTTGGCATCTATTGACACCCAGGCCTTTGCACACAATTTAAACCGAGTTCGTGAACTTGCTCCTGAGTCCAAGATTTGGGCGGTGATTAAGGCGCGTTCATATGGTCATTCCTTTGATGCTGCCCTAAAGGGGCTTGGTTCCACAGATGGTTTTGCGCTTCTGGATATTCAAGATGCTGTTTGGCTTAGAGAGCATGGATGGCAGGGGCGGATTTTGCTCTTAGAGGGACTTTTTCATGAAAATGAATTGGCTCTCGCACAAGAACTGAATTGCGATTTAGTGGTTCATTGTGATGCTCAAGTAGGATGGTTAGAGCGATATGCCGATAAAGTCCACAAGCCTATTAATGTTTTTTTGAAGATGAATACAGGCATGAACCGCTTGGGATTTACGCCCGATAACTACAGAACAGTATTTCACCAACTACATGCTGCTGGCTACCATATGCATCACATGACCCATTTTGCTAACGCAGATCAGGTCAATCAAGAGCCAACAGTTGGCAGTCAGCTTGAATTATTCGATCAAACTATACAAGGCCTTGAGGGCTCAACCTCTTTGGCAAACTCAGCCGCGATCTTGTGGCACCGCAACGCGCTAGGTGACTGGGTTCGCCCTGGAATCATGCTCTATGGCGCTTCTCCAACTGGTTTATATGCTGATATAGAGCACGCCCATTTGAAGCCAGTAATGCAGCTTCGTAGTGAAGTTATTGATATTCAAAATTTACGCAAGGGTGATCGCATTGGTTATGGCGGACGTTTCTGTGCACCCGAAGATATGCGTATCGGAATTATTGCCTGTGGCTATGCCGATGGTTATCCACGACATGCAAAAGACGGCACCCCCGTATGGGTAGGAAATTCAGCCGAATCTAGCGACGGTGTGATTTGCCCACTCGTAGGGCGTGTATCTATGGATATGTTAACTATCGACTTGAGAAATGCGCCTCACTCTAATATTGGCAGCTTAGTCGAGTTATGGGGAAGCAAAGTTCCAGTAGATGAGGTTGCAAGAATGAGTGGCACGATCGGTTACGAGTTACTTTGTGCTGTAGCGCCAAGAGTGCCAGTAGCAATTAAATAG
- the lplT gene encoding lysophospholipid transporter LplT, translating into MNRSFYIIMAAQFFSSLADNALLIAAIALLAQLSAPAWMTPLLKLFFVLSYVLLAAFVGAFADSRPKGNVMFITNTIKFIGCVAMLFGGHPLLSYAVVGLGAAAYSPAKYGILTELLPPEKLVAANGWIEGLTVGSIILGTVLGGILISSTVSQSLLALDMPSFDTSIDTPAESAILIIMMIYVVAALINLKIPDTGARYVSQKTNPIALIKDFSICFKTLWNDRLGQISLAVTTLFWGAGATLQFIVIKWAQVALHMNLSQGAILQAISAVGVAGGAVWAAWRVPLRSSLNVLPYGIVMGLVVCVMAIYNSDLLPNTTLMTIGKLQVTLNLLPAYALLILVGWLAGYFVVPMNALLQHRGHVLMSAGHSIAVQNFNENISVLAMLAMYSLLIWLDVPVQAVIIGFGLAVSGIMWLVIKRHARNQAEYDSMHLIGEHKH; encoded by the coding sequence ATGAACCGTAGTTTTTACATCATTATGGCGGCGCAATTTTTTTCGTCGCTTGCTGATAACGCCCTGCTCATCGCAGCAATTGCCCTTCTGGCCCAGCTTAGCGCTCCGGCCTGGATGACCCCTTTACTCAAATTATTCTTCGTATTGTCGTATGTCCTGCTTGCTGCATTTGTGGGTGCATTTGCAGATTCCCGCCCAAAAGGTAATGTAATGTTCATTACGAACACCATTAAATTCATTGGCTGTGTTGCCATGCTTTTTGGTGGGCACCCTTTGCTGTCATATGCAGTTGTTGGTTTAGGTGCTGCAGCCTACTCCCCAGCCAAATACGGAATTCTGACTGAACTCCTCCCCCCTGAAAAACTCGTGGCGGCAAATGGCTGGATAGAAGGACTTACTGTTGGGTCGATCATTTTGGGGACTGTATTAGGTGGTATTTTAATCAGCAGCACTGTGTCACAAAGCTTACTTGCGCTTGATATGCCCAGCTTTGATACAAGCATCGATACTCCTGCAGAATCAGCCATTCTCATCATCATGATGATTTATGTAGTAGCAGCACTTATTAATCTTAAGATTCCAGATACTGGCGCACGCTATGTATCTCAAAAGACAAATCCCATCGCACTCATCAAGGATTTTTCAATTTGCTTCAAAACGCTCTGGAACGATCGCCTAGGACAAATCTCCCTAGCAGTGACAACATTGTTTTGGGGCGCTGGAGCAACCCTGCAGTTCATTGTTATCAAATGGGCGCAAGTTGCCCTTCATATGAACCTTTCGCAAGGCGCGATATTGCAGGCTATCTCAGCCGTAGGCGTGGCAGGTGGTGCTGTGTGGGCAGCTTGGCGCGTACCACTCCGTAGCTCTCTTAATGTATTACCCTACGGCATTGTCATGGGTTTGGTCGTCTGCGTAATGGCAATTTACAACTCTGATTTATTACCCAATACCACGCTCATGACAATTGGCAAATTACAGGTCACACTGAATTTATTACCTGCGTATGCATTGTTGATCTTAGTTGGTTGGCTTGCAGGTTACTTTGTGGTGCCAATGAACGCCTTACTGCAACATCGCGGCCACGTTCTCATGTCGGCAGGTCATTCAATTGCAGTACAAAATTTCAATGAAAATATTTCTGTACTAGCAATGCTCGCCATGTATTCTTTGTTGATATGGTTAGATGTGCCTGTTCAGGCCGTCATTATTGGCTTTGGACTTGCGGTCAGCGGCATCATGTGGCTCGTAATCAAGCGTCATGCTCGTAACCAAGCAGAATACGACTCAATGCATTTGATTGGTGAACATAAGCACTAA
- the rimI gene encoding ribosomal protein S18-alanine N-acetyltransferase, with product MTSPKEVAELSFMPMQPADLDAVLAIESVSHIHPWTRGNFSDSLAAAHWAYCIRPSLAENDVSPGTFTDSQALWAYCILYPAVDELHLLNITVSPKLRKLGLGARMMEAIEGVAAQQKMPRIILEVRPTNEPAFALYKKLGYEQIGIRKGYYPASPETGIREDAIVMAKSIKLES from the coding sequence ATGACAAGCCCAAAAGAAGTTGCCGAGCTTTCTTTTATGCCCATGCAGCCGGCAGACCTTGATGCCGTATTGGCAATCGAATCTGTTTCTCATATTCATCCATGGACCCGAGGAAACTTTTCCGATTCTCTGGCGGCAGCACATTGGGCTTATTGCATCAGACCAAGCCTTGCTGAGAACGATGTATCTCCAGGTACATTTACGGATTCTCAGGCTTTATGGGCATACTGCATTTTGTATCCCGCAGTTGATGAGCTCCATCTCTTGAATATCACGGTCTCACCGAAATTAAGAAAGCTAGGCTTGGGTGCTCGCATGATGGAGGCAATCGAGGGAGTTGCAGCTCAGCAAAAAATGCCTCGAATCATATTGGAAGTGCGTCCCACAAATGAGCCTGCTTTTGCCTTGTATAAAAAATTGGGGTATGAGCAGATAGGTATACGAAAAGGTTACTATCCAGCCAGCCCTGAGACGGGTATTCGGGAGGATGCAATTGTCATGGCAAAATCCATTAAGCTAGAGTCATGA
- the tsaB gene encoding tRNA (adenosine(37)-N6)-threonylcarbamoyltransferase complex dimerization subunit type 1 TsaB yields the protein MKRILAIDTSSAWCSVALSLGEVEPAFRHQPVAAGASQLLLPWIEEMLQASKLAMADLDAIAIGIGPGAFTGVRLGVAAAQGLALAANLPVIPIASLDAIAMELLSNQSFHKIQPSQFVVAVDARMDEIYWAKYQYASSDNEPQRLGDIHLSSPEAIDLEGARYLAGSAINAYGNRLFTHHQLPVNCLDANIGVSALGILGCAMPALVSGKQIPVQELEPLYVRNKVALTTEERDQIFKKGTQQ from the coding sequence TTGAAACGCATCTTGGCCATCGACACCTCATCGGCTTGGTGTTCGGTGGCTTTATCTTTAGGTGAGGTAGAGCCTGCATTTAGACATCAGCCAGTCGCCGCTGGTGCTAGTCAGCTACTTTTGCCATGGATCGAAGAGATGCTGCAAGCTTCAAAGCTTGCTATGGCCGATTTGGATGCTATAGCGATTGGTATTGGCCCAGGAGCATTTACAGGCGTGCGATTAGGGGTTGCTGCTGCTCAAGGTCTAGCGCTAGCCGCAAATCTACCAGTGATTCCGATTGCAAGCTTAGATGCAATTGCAATGGAATTGTTATCTAATCAAAGCTTCCATAAAATACAGCCCAGTCAGTTTGTAGTTGCGGTTGACGCACGCATGGACGAAATTTACTGGGCTAAATATCAATATGCATCATCAGATAACGAGCCCCAGAGGCTGGGCGATATTCATTTGAGTAGTCCTGAAGCGATTGACTTGGAAGGCGCGCGGTATTTAGCTGGTAGCGCAATTAATGCTTATGGCAATCGCTTATTTACCCACCATCAACTGCCTGTTAATTGCTTAGATGCAAATATTGGTGTTTCTGCACTTGGGATTTTGGGCTGTGCAATGCCTGCATTGGTTAGCGGCAAGCAAATACCGGTTCAAGAGCTGGAGCCGCTTTATGTACGTAATAAAGTGGCTTTAACTACTGAAGAGCGCGATCAGATCTTTAAAAAGGGCACCCAGCAATGA
- a CDS encoding VOC family protein: MTAKPFKILGIQQIAIGGENKDRLKKLWVDLFGFEYKSTFVSERENVDEDICSIGSGVHEIEVDLMQPLDINKKPAVHQTPLNHIGLWVDDLPKAVEWLSANGLRFAPGGIRRGAGGHDITFVHPKGNDEFPIGGEGVLIELVQAPPEVIAGLSS; encoded by the coding sequence ATGACAGCTAAGCCTTTTAAGATTCTCGGAATTCAGCAGATAGCGATTGGTGGCGAGAATAAAGATCGCCTCAAGAAGCTATGGGTCGATTTATTCGGTTTTGAATATAAGAGCACTTTTGTATCTGAACGTGAAAACGTTGATGAAGATATTTGTTCAATTGGCTCTGGAGTACATGAGATCGAGGTTGATCTCATGCAACCTCTGGATATAAATAAAAAGCCAGCAGTGCATCAAACGCCGCTAAATCACATTGGTTTGTGGGTTGATGATTTGCCAAAAGCTGTTGAGTGGTTATCCGCAAATGGTCTGCGCTTTGCGCCAGGTGGAATTCGCAGGGGCGCTGGCGGCCACGACATCACCTTTGTCCATCCTAAAGGTAATGACGAGTTTCCGATTGGCGGAGAAGGGGTCCTAATTGAGTTGGTTCAAGCTCCTCCAGAAGTAATTGCTGGATTAAGTTCATAA